Proteins from one Rhizobium sp. CB3090 genomic window:
- a CDS encoding DUF2945 domain-containing protein: protein MGKTFKVGDHVSWNSEAGHVSGTITKVHTRDFDYKGHTHHASADDPQYEIKSDKTDHIAAHKGSALHKVPK, encoded by the coding sequence ATGGGAAAAACTTTCAAGGTTGGCGATCATGTGAGCTGGAACTCCGAGGCGGGTCACGTAAGCGGGACGATCACTAAAGTTCACACCCGCGATTTCGATTATAAAGGCCATACGCATCACGCTTCCGCTGACGATCCGCAGTATGAAATCAAGAGCGACAAGACCGACCATATTGCTGCGCATAAGGGAAGCGCGCTTCACAAGGTACCGAAGTAA